A single region of the Leptodactylus fuscus isolate aLepFus1 chromosome 5, aLepFus1.hap2, whole genome shotgun sequence genome encodes:
- the AHCYL2 gene encoding adenosylhomocysteinase 3 isoform X5 produces MERTESTQDTTAFNMPDWMQIQFADQKREFNKRPTKIGRRSLSRSISQSSTDSYSSAASYTDSSDDETSPRDKQQKNSKGSSDFCVKNIKQAEFGRREIEIAEQEMPALMALRKRAQGEKPLAGAKIVGCTHITAQTAVLIETLGALGAQCRWAACNIYSTLNEVAAALAEIGVPVFSWKGESEDDFWWCIDRCVNVEGWQPNMILDDGGDLTHWIYKKYPNMFKKIKGIVEESVTGVHRLYQLSKAGKLCVPAMNVNDSVTKQKFDNLYCCRESILDGLKRTTDMMFGGKQVVVCGYGEVGKGCCAALKAMGSIVYVTEIDPICALQACMDGFRLVKLNEVIRQVDIVITCTGNKNVVTREHLDRMKNGCIVCNMGHSNTEIDVASLRTPELTWERVRSQVDHVIWPDGKRIVLLAEGRLLNLSCSTVPTFVLSITATTQALALIELYNAPEGRYKQDVYLLPKKMDEYVASLHLPTFDAHLTELSDEQAKYLGLNKNGPFKPNYYRY; encoded by the exons CAGATCCAGTTTGCGGACCAGAAGAGGGAATTTAATAAACGCCCAACAAAGATTGGCCGCCGTTCCTTGTCTCGCTCTATATCTCAATCCTCAACTGATAGTTACAGCTCTG CTGCTTCCTACACAGACAGCTCAGATGATGAGACCTCTCCGCGGGACAAACAGCAGAAAAACTCCAAAGGCAGCAGTGACTTCTGCGTGAAAAACATCAAGCAAGCTGAGTTTGGCCGTCGGGAAATTGAAATTGCTGAGCAAG AGATGCCAGCACTCATGGCTTTGCGTAAAAGAGCACAAGGAGAGAAACCATTAGCTGGAGCCAAGATTGTTGGCTGTACTCATATAACAGCACAAACTGCG GTTCTCATTGAGACATTGGGAGCTTTAGGAGCTCAGTGCAGATGGGCTGCCTGCAACATATACTCCACTCTTAATGAAGTTGCTGCAGCCTTGGCTGAAATCG GTGTGCCAGTGTTTTCGTGGAAAGGAGAATCGGAAGATGATTTCTGGTGGTGTATCGATCGATGCGTAAATGTGGAAGGTTGGCAGCCCAACATG ATTCTCGATGATGGTGGAGACCTCACTCACTGGATATATAAGAAGTATCCTAACatgttcaaaaaaataaagggcatTGTGGAGGAAAGTGTGACTGGTGTGCATCG TTTGTACCAGTTGTCTAAAGCTGGTAAGCTTTGTGTTCCTGCCATGAACGTAAATGATTCTGTCACCAAACAGAAATTTGACAATTTGTACTGCTGTCGTGAGTCCATCCTGGATGG TCTGAAACGCACAACAGACATGATGTTTGGTGGAAAGCAGGTTGTGGTCTGTGGCTATGGCGAG GTTGGTAAGGGATGTTGTGCGGCTCTTAAGGCCATGGGCTCCATTGTGTATGTGACAGAAATTGATCCAATCTGTGCTCTGCAAGCTTG CATGGATGGCTTCAGGCTTGTCAAGCTCAATGAGGTGATCAGACAAGTGGATATTGTCATCACATGCACAG GAAACAAGAATGTGGTGACTCGAGAGCACTTAGATCGTATGAAGAACGGCTGTATTGTCTGCAACATGGGCCACTCCAATACAGAGATTGATGTG GCGAGCCTGCGTACTCCTGAACTGACATGGGAACGAGTGCGGTCTCAGGTTGACCATGTCATCTGGCCTGATGGCAAGAGGATTGTTCTCTTGGCTGAG GGACGGCTGCTTAATCTGAGCTGTTCTACTGTTCCCACTTTTGTGTTATCCATTACTGCTACCACACAG GCACTCGCACTCATAGAACTCTACAATGCTCCTGAGGGGCGCTACAAGCAGGATGTCTATCTTTTGCCTAAGAAAATGG atGAATATGTGGCAAGCCTTCATCTTCCCACATTTGATGCCCACTTGACTGAACTTTCTGATGAGCAGGCCAAATATCTTGGTCTCAACAAGAATGGGCCTTTCAAACCAAACTACTACAG GTATTGA
- the AHCYL2 gene encoding adenosylhomocysteinase 3 isoform X6 yields MERTESTQDTTAFNMPDWMIQFADQKREFNKRPTKIGRRSLSRSISQSSTDSYSSAASYTDSSDDETSPRDKQQKNSKGSSDFCVKNIKQAEFGRREIEIAEQEMPALMALRKRAQGEKPLAGAKIVGCTHITAQTAVLIETLGALGAQCRWAACNIYSTLNEVAAALAEIGVPVFSWKGESEDDFWWCIDRCVNVEGWQPNMILDDGGDLTHWIYKKYPNMFKKIKGIVEESVTGVHRLYQLSKAGKLCVPAMNVNDSVTKQKFDNLYCCRESILDGLKRTTDMMFGGKQVVVCGYGEVGKGCCAALKAMGSIVYVTEIDPICALQACMDGFRLVKLNEVIRQVDIVITCTGNKNVVTREHLDRMKNGCIVCNMGHSNTEIDVASLRTPELTWERVRSQVDHVIWPDGKRIVLLAEGRLLNLSCSTVPTFVLSITATTQALALIELYNAPEGRYKQDVYLLPKKMDEYVASLHLPTFDAHLTELSDEQAKYLGLNKNGPFKPNYYRY; encoded by the exons ATCCAGTTTGCGGACCAGAAGAGGGAATTTAATAAACGCCCAACAAAGATTGGCCGCCGTTCCTTGTCTCGCTCTATATCTCAATCCTCAACTGATAGTTACAGCTCTG CTGCTTCCTACACAGACAGCTCAGATGATGAGACCTCTCCGCGGGACAAACAGCAGAAAAACTCCAAAGGCAGCAGTGACTTCTGCGTGAAAAACATCAAGCAAGCTGAGTTTGGCCGTCGGGAAATTGAAATTGCTGAGCAAG AGATGCCAGCACTCATGGCTTTGCGTAAAAGAGCACAAGGAGAGAAACCATTAGCTGGAGCCAAGATTGTTGGCTGTACTCATATAACAGCACAAACTGCG GTTCTCATTGAGACATTGGGAGCTTTAGGAGCTCAGTGCAGATGGGCTGCCTGCAACATATACTCCACTCTTAATGAAGTTGCTGCAGCCTTGGCTGAAATCG GTGTGCCAGTGTTTTCGTGGAAAGGAGAATCGGAAGATGATTTCTGGTGGTGTATCGATCGATGCGTAAATGTGGAAGGTTGGCAGCCCAACATG ATTCTCGATGATGGTGGAGACCTCACTCACTGGATATATAAGAAGTATCCTAACatgttcaaaaaaataaagggcatTGTGGAGGAAAGTGTGACTGGTGTGCATCG TTTGTACCAGTTGTCTAAAGCTGGTAAGCTTTGTGTTCCTGCCATGAACGTAAATGATTCTGTCACCAAACAGAAATTTGACAATTTGTACTGCTGTCGTGAGTCCATCCTGGATGG TCTGAAACGCACAACAGACATGATGTTTGGTGGAAAGCAGGTTGTGGTCTGTGGCTATGGCGAG GTTGGTAAGGGATGTTGTGCGGCTCTTAAGGCCATGGGCTCCATTGTGTATGTGACAGAAATTGATCCAATCTGTGCTCTGCAAGCTTG CATGGATGGCTTCAGGCTTGTCAAGCTCAATGAGGTGATCAGACAAGTGGATATTGTCATCACATGCACAG GAAACAAGAATGTGGTGACTCGAGAGCACTTAGATCGTATGAAGAACGGCTGTATTGTCTGCAACATGGGCCACTCCAATACAGAGATTGATGTG GCGAGCCTGCGTACTCCTGAACTGACATGGGAACGAGTGCGGTCTCAGGTTGACCATGTCATCTGGCCTGATGGCAAGAGGATTGTTCTCTTGGCTGAG GGACGGCTGCTTAATCTGAGCTGTTCTACTGTTCCCACTTTTGTGTTATCCATTACTGCTACCACACAG GCACTCGCACTCATAGAACTCTACAATGCTCCTGAGGGGCGCTACAAGCAGGATGTCTATCTTTTGCCTAAGAAAATGG atGAATATGTGGCAAGCCTTCATCTTCCCACATTTGATGCCCACTTGACTGAACTTTCTGATGAGCAGGCCAAATATCTTGGTCTCAACAAGAATGGGCCTTTCAAACCAAACTACTACAG GTATTGA
- the AHCYL2 gene encoding adenosylhomocysteinase 3 isoform X7, giving the protein MERTESTQDTTAFNMPDWMIQFADQKREFNKRPTKIGRRSLSRSISQSSTDSYSSDSSDDETSPRDKQQKNSKGSSDFCVKNIKQAEFGRREIEIAEQEMPALMALRKRAQGEKPLAGAKIVGCTHITAQTAVLIETLGALGAQCRWAACNIYSTLNEVAAALAEIGVPVFSWKGESEDDFWWCIDRCVNVEGWQPNMILDDGGDLTHWIYKKYPNMFKKIKGIVEESVTGVHRLYQLSKAGKLCVPAMNVNDSVTKQKFDNLYCCRESILDGLKRTTDMMFGGKQVVVCGYGEVGKGCCAALKAMGSIVYVTEIDPICALQACMDGFRLVKLNEVIRQVDIVITCTGNKNVVTREHLDRMKNGCIVCNMGHSNTEIDVASLRTPELTWERVRSQVDHVIWPDGKRIVLLAEGRLLNLSCSTVPTFVLSITATTQALALIELYNAPEGRYKQDVYLLPKKMDEYVASLHLPTFDAHLTELSDEQAKYLGLNKNGPFKPNYYRY; this is encoded by the exons ATCCAGTTTGCGGACCAGAAGAGGGAATTTAATAAACGCCCAACAAAGATTGGCCGCCGTTCCTTGTCTCGCTCTATATCTCAATCCTCAACTGATAGTTACAGCTCTG ACAGCTCAGATGATGAGACCTCTCCGCGGGACAAACAGCAGAAAAACTCCAAAGGCAGCAGTGACTTCTGCGTGAAAAACATCAAGCAAGCTGAGTTTGGCCGTCGGGAAATTGAAATTGCTGAGCAAG AGATGCCAGCACTCATGGCTTTGCGTAAAAGAGCACAAGGAGAGAAACCATTAGCTGGAGCCAAGATTGTTGGCTGTACTCATATAACAGCACAAACTGCG GTTCTCATTGAGACATTGGGAGCTTTAGGAGCTCAGTGCAGATGGGCTGCCTGCAACATATACTCCACTCTTAATGAAGTTGCTGCAGCCTTGGCTGAAATCG GTGTGCCAGTGTTTTCGTGGAAAGGAGAATCGGAAGATGATTTCTGGTGGTGTATCGATCGATGCGTAAATGTGGAAGGTTGGCAGCCCAACATG ATTCTCGATGATGGTGGAGACCTCACTCACTGGATATATAAGAAGTATCCTAACatgttcaaaaaaataaagggcatTGTGGAGGAAAGTGTGACTGGTGTGCATCG TTTGTACCAGTTGTCTAAAGCTGGTAAGCTTTGTGTTCCTGCCATGAACGTAAATGATTCTGTCACCAAACAGAAATTTGACAATTTGTACTGCTGTCGTGAGTCCATCCTGGATGG TCTGAAACGCACAACAGACATGATGTTTGGTGGAAAGCAGGTTGTGGTCTGTGGCTATGGCGAG GTTGGTAAGGGATGTTGTGCGGCTCTTAAGGCCATGGGCTCCATTGTGTATGTGACAGAAATTGATCCAATCTGTGCTCTGCAAGCTTG CATGGATGGCTTCAGGCTTGTCAAGCTCAATGAGGTGATCAGACAAGTGGATATTGTCATCACATGCACAG GAAACAAGAATGTGGTGACTCGAGAGCACTTAGATCGTATGAAGAACGGCTGTATTGTCTGCAACATGGGCCACTCCAATACAGAGATTGATGTG GCGAGCCTGCGTACTCCTGAACTGACATGGGAACGAGTGCGGTCTCAGGTTGACCATGTCATCTGGCCTGATGGCAAGAGGATTGTTCTCTTGGCTGAG GGACGGCTGCTTAATCTGAGCTGTTCTACTGTTCCCACTTTTGTGTTATCCATTACTGCTACCACACAG GCACTCGCACTCATAGAACTCTACAATGCTCCTGAGGGGCGCTACAAGCAGGATGTCTATCTTTTGCCTAAGAAAATGG atGAATATGTGGCAAGCCTTCATCTTCCCACATTTGATGCCCACTTGACTGAACTTTCTGATGAGCAGGCCAAATATCTTGGTCTCAACAAGAATGGGCCTTTCAAACCAAACTACTACAG GTATTGA